In Kitasatospora sp. NA04385, a single genomic region encodes these proteins:
- a CDS encoding serine protease — translation MERHTRPEARRTLRSAALTSFLAVGAVGAMTAAGLFTVHLHHPARPGTDTVALAVPTTAAPTPAPAPTPSPSPSVADAPAADAPADAPAAAQPAAPAAGPTLQDPPSAPPDVPLGVTATAPDNAESRRVGALFSGPAAPGNHFCTASVIDSPGRNLILTAAHCLSGANGTTFVPGYRDGQAPYGSWQVTKVYTADGWRNGGDPDEDFAILAVAPSGGRQIEDAVGGNPLGTNAAWTVRVRLYGYPAKAELPILCTNTTTRQDTYQRRIDCPAFPGGTSGGPFIDAATGEVVGVIGGYQQGGATDDTSYSAAFDHTIAELLAEAS, via the coding sequence ATGGAACGACACACCAGGCCGGAGGCGCGCCGCACGCTGCGGTCGGCCGCACTCACCTCCTTCCTCGCCGTCGGCGCCGTCGGCGCGATGACGGCCGCCGGGCTGTTCACCGTCCACCTGCACCACCCGGCCCGGCCCGGCACCGACACCGTCGCCCTGGCCGTCCCCACCACCGCCGCGCCGACGCCCGCGCCCGCGCCGACCCCGTCCCCGTCCCCCTCCGTGGCGGACGCGCCCGCCGCGGACGCACCCGCGGACGCGCCCGCCGCCGCGCAACCGGCCGCCCCCGCCGCCGGGCCCACCCTGCAGGACCCGCCCAGCGCCCCGCCGGACGTCCCGCTCGGCGTCACCGCCACCGCCCCCGACAACGCCGAGTCCCGCCGGGTCGGCGCCCTGTTCTCCGGCCCGGCCGCCCCCGGCAACCACTTCTGCACCGCCAGCGTCATCGACAGCCCCGGCCGCAACCTGATCCTCACCGCCGCGCACTGCCTCTCCGGCGCGAACGGCACCACCTTCGTCCCCGGCTACCGCGACGGCCAGGCGCCGTACGGGAGTTGGCAGGTCACCAAGGTCTACACCGCGGACGGCTGGCGCAACGGCGGCGACCCCGACGAGGACTTCGCGATCCTCGCGGTGGCCCCCAGCGGCGGCCGCCAGATCGAGGACGCCGTCGGCGGCAACCCCCTCGGGACCAACGCGGCCTGGACCGTCCGGGTCCGCCTCTACGGCTACCCCGCCAAGGCCGAACTCCCCATCCTCTGCACCAACACCACCACCCGCCAGGACACCTACCAGCGCCGCATCGACTGCCCCGCCTTCCCCGGCGGCACCAGCGGCGGCCCCTTCATCGACGCCGCCACCGGCGAGGTCGTCGGCGTCATCGGCGGCTACCAGCAGGGCGGCGCCACCGACGACACCTCCTACAGCGCGGCCTTCGACCACACCATCGCCGAACTCCTCGCCGAGGCCAGCTGA
- a CDS encoding response regulator, with translation MAATSGRVLVVDDSEVIRQLIRVNLELEGFEVVTAADGAECLEVVRRVAPDVVTLDVVMPRLDGLRTAARLRAARDTAHLPIAIVSACTPADLERGESVGVDGYLAKPFDPAELVALVRRLRAGALTGRRFAYDFGSPGQASGQTSGHVSGQASGWTPGDSAQSEQAQELVRPDEPRP, from the coding sequence GTGGCGGCGACGTCGGGGCGGGTCCTCGTGGTGGACGACAGCGAGGTGATCCGCCAACTGATCAGGGTCAACCTGGAGCTGGAGGGCTTCGAGGTGGTGACCGCCGCCGACGGTGCCGAGTGCCTGGAGGTGGTCCGCCGGGTCGCGCCGGACGTGGTCACCCTGGACGTGGTGATGCCCCGGCTGGACGGCCTGCGGACGGCGGCCCGGCTGCGCGCGGCGCGGGACACCGCGCACCTGCCGATCGCGATCGTCAGCGCCTGCACGCCGGCCGACCTGGAGCGCGGCGAGTCGGTGGGGGTGGACGGGTACCTGGCGAAGCCCTTCGACCCGGCGGAGCTGGTCGCGCTGGTGCGGCGGCTGCGGGCGGGGGCGCTGACCGGGCGGCGGTTCGCCTACGACTTCGGCAGCCCGGGCCAGGCGTCCGGCCAGACGTCCGGCCACGTGTCAGGTCAGGCGTCCGGGTGGACCCCGGGCGATTCAGCTCAGAGCGAACAGGCGCAGGAACTCGTCCGGCCGGACGAGCCGCGCCCGTGA
- the argS gene encoding arginine--tRNA ligase — MTPAELSQAVQAAVSTAIAAGELTVDVPAHVTVERPKNRDHGDYATNVALQLAKPAGKPPRAVAEILAGRLREITGVAKVDIAGPGFLNITLDAATQGELARTIVEAGEAYGRNEALKGLKINLEFVSANPTGPIHIGGVRWAAVGDSLARVLKATGAEVSTEYYLNDAGVQITKFAKSLKAAANGQPVPEDGYVGEYITDIAKAVTEGLPGVLELPEDEQLQAFRTEGLTLMVTEIQRSMAEFGVHFDTWFSEQTLHDSGAVEKAIERLREQGHVFDRDGAIWLRTTDFGDDKDRVLIKADGETTYFAADAAYYLSKRDRGAEVSVYMLGADHHGYVNRLKAIAACAGDDMGRNIEVMIGQFVKMLRDGKEVRLSKRAGNIITIDDVIDWIGVDAARYMLVRQSTDSTITIDIDLVTSTSRENPVYYVQYAHARMCSVGRNAVEKGITRSADFTPELLATEWENDLLGQLGEFPRVLAKAGELREPHHVATYLEELARAYHRFYDNCQILPKGDEEVTDLTHARLWLADATRTTLANGLGLLGVSAPERM; from the coding sequence GTGACACCCGCAGAACTCTCCCAGGCAGTCCAGGCCGCCGTCAGCACCGCCATCGCGGCGGGCGAGCTGACCGTCGACGTGCCCGCGCACGTGACGGTCGAGCGGCCCAAGAACAGGGACCACGGCGACTACGCCACCAACGTGGCCCTCCAGCTCGCGAAGCCGGCCGGCAAGCCGCCGCGAGCCGTCGCGGAGATCCTGGCCGGGCGTCTGCGAGAGATCACCGGCGTCGCGAAGGTCGACATCGCGGGTCCGGGCTTCCTGAACATCACCCTGGACGCCGCCACCCAGGGCGAGCTGGCGCGCACCATCGTCGAGGCGGGCGAGGCGTACGGCCGCAACGAGGCGCTCAAGGGCCTGAAGATCAACCTGGAGTTCGTCTCGGCGAACCCGACCGGTCCGATCCACATCGGCGGCGTCCGCTGGGCCGCCGTCGGCGACTCGCTGGCCCGGGTGCTCAAGGCCACCGGCGCCGAGGTGTCGACCGAGTACTACCTGAACGACGCCGGCGTGCAGATCACCAAGTTCGCCAAGTCGCTCAAGGCCGCCGCCAACGGGCAGCCCGTCCCCGAGGACGGCTACGTCGGCGAGTACATCACCGACATCGCCAAGGCCGTCACCGAGGGCCTCCCCGGCGTGCTGGAGCTGCCCGAGGACGAGCAGCTCCAGGCGTTCCGCACCGAGGGCCTCACGTTGATGGTCACCGAGATCCAGCGGTCGATGGCCGAGTTCGGCGTGCACTTCGACACCTGGTTCTCCGAGCAGACGCTGCACGACTCCGGCGCCGTCGAGAAGGCCATCGAGCGGCTGCGCGAGCAGGGCCACGTCTTCGACCGGGACGGCGCGATCTGGCTGCGCACCACCGACTTCGGCGACGACAAGGACCGCGTCCTGATCAAGGCCGACGGCGAGACCACCTACTTCGCCGCCGACGCCGCCTACTACCTGAGCAAGCGGGACCGCGGCGCGGAGGTCTCGGTCTACATGCTCGGCGCCGACCACCACGGCTACGTCAACCGGCTCAAGGCCATCGCGGCCTGCGCGGGCGACGACATGGGCCGCAACATCGAGGTGATGATCGGCCAGTTCGTGAAGATGCTGCGCGACGGCAAGGAGGTCCGGCTCTCCAAGCGCGCGGGCAACATCATCACGATCGACGACGTGATCGACTGGATCGGCGTGGACGCCGCCCGCTACATGCTGGTGCGGCAGTCCACCGACTCCACCATCACCATCGACATCGACCTGGTGACCAGCACCTCCCGGGAGAACCCGGTCTACTACGTGCAGTACGCGCACGCCCGGATGTGCTCCGTGGGGCGCAACGCGGTGGAGAAGGGCATCACCCGCAGCGCGGACTTCACACCGGAGCTGCTGGCCACCGAGTGGGAGAACGACCTGCTCGGCCAGCTCGGCGAGTTCCCGCGGGTGCTGGCCAAGGCCGGCGAGCTGCGCGAGCCGCACCACGTGGCCACGTACCTGGAGGAACTGGCCCGCGCCTACCACCGGTTCTACGACAACTGCCAGATCCTGCCCAAGGGCGACGAGGAGGTCACCGACCTCACGCACGCCCGGCTCTGGCTGGCCGACGCCACGCGGACGACGCTGGCCAACGGCCTCGGACTGCTCGGCGTCTCGGCGCCCGAGCGGATGTAA
- the lysA gene encoding diaminopimelate decarboxylase translates to MSRSAHPAGPRHGDVLPEGHYQAPPADLNALDPKVWSRTVARDPAGVLTVGGVDVRTLAGEFGTPAYVLDEADFRARARAWREAFGADADVYYAGKAFLSKAVVRWLHEEGLNVDVCSAGELQVALAAGMPGERIAMHGNNKSVRELEQAVKAGVGHVVVDSFEEIDRLAETAGAQGVRQPVLIRVTVGVEAHTHEFIATAHEDQKFGLSLSGGLAAEAVRRVLARPSLELRGIHSHIGSQIFDFAGFEVAARRVVGLLAEVRDEHGVQLPEVDLGGGLGIAYTPEDDPREPAEIAAALGAIVRRECAAAGLAVPRISVEPGRAIVGPTAFTLYEVGTVKPLEGLRTYVSVDGGMSDNIRTALYDAEYSVALASRTSTAGPMLVRVVGKHCESGDIVVKDAFLPADLAPGDLIAVPATGAYCRSMASNYNHALKPPVLAVADGAARVIVRRETEEDLLRLDIG, encoded by the coding sequence ATGAGCCGATCCGCCCACCCGGCAGGACCCCGCCACGGCGACGTGCTGCCCGAGGGCCACTACCAGGCCCCGCCCGCCGACCTCAACGCGCTCGACCCCAAGGTCTGGTCGCGCACCGTCGCCCGCGACCCGGCGGGCGTGCTCACCGTCGGCGGCGTCGACGTCCGCACCCTGGCCGGTGAGTTCGGCACCCCCGCGTACGTGCTGGACGAGGCCGACTTCCGGGCCCGGGCCCGGGCCTGGCGGGAGGCGTTCGGCGCGGACGCCGACGTCTACTACGCGGGCAAGGCGTTCCTGTCCAAGGCCGTGGTGCGCTGGCTGCACGAGGAGGGCCTCAACGTCGACGTCTGCTCGGCGGGCGAGCTCCAGGTGGCGCTGGCGGCCGGCATGCCGGGCGAGCGGATCGCGATGCACGGCAACAACAAGTCGGTGCGGGAGCTGGAGCAGGCCGTGAAGGCCGGGGTGGGCCACGTGGTGGTCGACTCCTTCGAGGAGATCGACCGGCTGGCGGAGACCGCCGGGGCGCAGGGCGTCCGGCAGCCGGTGCTGATCCGGGTCACCGTCGGCGTCGAGGCGCACACCCACGAGTTCATCGCCACCGCGCACGAGGACCAGAAGTTCGGCCTGTCGCTCTCCGGCGGCCTGGCCGCCGAGGCGGTCCGCCGGGTGCTGGCCCGGCCGTCCCTGGAGCTGCGCGGCATCCACTCGCACATCGGCTCGCAGATCTTCGACTTCGCCGGCTTCGAGGTGGCCGCCCGCCGGGTGGTCGGCCTGCTCGCCGAGGTCCGCGACGAGCACGGCGTCCAGCTGCCGGAGGTCGACCTGGGCGGCGGGCTCGGCATCGCCTACACCCCCGAGGACGACCCGCGCGAGCCCGCCGAGATCGCCGCCGCGCTCGGCGCGATCGTCCGGCGCGAGTGCGCCGCCGCCGGGCTGGCCGTCCCCCGGATCAGCGTCGAGCCCGGCCGGGCCATCGTCGGCCCCACCGCCTTCACGCTGTACGAGGTCGGCACCGTCAAGCCGCTGGAGGGCCTGCGCACCTACGTCAGCGTGGACGGCGGCATGTCCGACAACATCCGCACCGCGCTGTACGACGCCGAGTACTCGGTGGCGCTGGCCTCCCGGACCAGCACCGCCGGGCCGATGCTGGTCCGGGTGGTCGGCAAGCACTGCGAGTCCGGCGACATCGTGGTCAAGGACGCCTTCCTGCCCGCCGACCTGGCCCCCGGCGACCTGATCGCGGTGCCCGCGACCGGCGCCTACTGCCGCTCGATGGCGAGCAACTACAACCACGCGCTCAAGCCCCCCGTGCTGGCCGTCGCCGACGGAGCGGCCCGGGTGATCGTCCGCCGCGAGACGGAGGAGGATCTCCTGCGTCTCGATATCGGCTGA
- a CDS encoding homoserine dehydrogenase, which yields MMRTRPLKVALLGCGVVGSEVARIMTTTADDLAARIGAPVELAGIAVRRAGRPRPGVPEHLLTTDAEALVGRGDIDVVVEVVGGIEPSKSLILKAFEGGASVVSANKALLAKDGAELHEAAAAAGVDLYYEAAVAGAIPLLRPLRESLAGDKVNRVLGIVNGTTNFILDKMDSTGAGYSEALEEATALGYAEADPTADVEGFDAAAKAAILAGIAFHTKVTAADVYREGITEVTAADIASAKQMGCVVKLLAICERAADGASVTARVHPAMIPLSHPLASVREAYNAVFVEAEAAGRLMFYGPGAGGSPTASAVLGDLVAVCRNKLNGSTGPGDSVYAALPAKPMDEVVTRYHVSLDVDDRAGVLAQVASVFAEHGVSIDTVRQQGREGDAALVVVTHRATDAALSATVDKLRALDSVRDVASIMRVEGE from the coding sequence ATGATGCGTACGCGCCCGCTGAAGGTGGCGTTGCTGGGCTGTGGTGTGGTGGGCTCCGAGGTGGCGCGCATCATGACGACGACGGCCGACGACCTCGCCGCGCGCATCGGCGCCCCGGTCGAGCTCGCGGGCATCGCGGTCCGGCGGGCCGGGCGCCCCCGCCCCGGCGTCCCCGAGCACCTGCTCACCACCGACGCCGAGGCCCTGGTCGGCCGCGGCGACATCGACGTGGTGGTCGAGGTGGTGGGCGGCATCGAGCCGTCCAAATCGCTGATCCTGAAAGCCTTCGAGGGCGGCGCCTCGGTGGTCTCCGCGAACAAGGCGCTGCTCGCCAAGGACGGCGCCGAACTGCACGAGGCGGCCGCCGCCGCCGGTGTCGACCTCTACTACGAGGCCGCCGTCGCCGGGGCGATCCCGCTGCTGCGCCCGCTGCGCGAGTCGCTGGCCGGTGACAAGGTGAACCGGGTGCTGGGCATCGTCAACGGCACCACCAACTTCATCCTCGACAAGATGGACTCCACCGGCGCCGGGTACTCCGAGGCGCTGGAGGAGGCCACCGCGCTGGGCTATGCCGAGGCCGACCCGACCGCCGACGTGGAGGGCTTCGACGCCGCCGCCAAGGCCGCCATCCTGGCCGGGATCGCCTTCCACACCAAGGTCACCGCCGCGGACGTCTACCGCGAGGGCATCACCGAGGTCACCGCCGCCGACATCGCCTCCGCCAAGCAGATGGGCTGCGTGGTCAAGCTGCTGGCGATCTGCGAGCGCGCCGCCGACGGCGCCTCGGTCACCGCCCGGGTCCACCCGGCGATGATCCCGCTCAGCCACCCGCTGGCCTCCGTCCGCGAGGCCTACAACGCGGTCTTCGTGGAGGCCGAGGCGGCCGGCCGGCTGATGTTCTACGGCCCCGGCGCGGGCGGCTCGCCGACCGCCTCCGCGGTCCTCGGCGACCTGGTCGCGGTCTGCCGCAACAAGCTGAACGGCTCCACCGGCCCGGGCGACTCGGTCTACGCCGCGCTGCCCGCCAAGCCGATGGACGAGGTGGTCACCCGCTACCACGTCAGCCTGGACGTGGACGACCGCGCGGGCGTGCTCGCCCAGGTCGCCTCGGTCTTCGCCGAGCACGGCGTCTCCATCGACACCGTGCGCCAGCAGGGCCGCGAGGGCGACGCCGCGCTCGTCGTGGTCACCCACCGCGCCACCGACGCCGCCCTGTCGGCGACGGTCGACAAGCTCCGCGCACTGGACAGCGTGCGCGACGTGGCCAGCATCATGCGGGTCGAAGGGGAATAA
- the thrC gene encoding threonine synthase, with amino-acid sequence MNAIAESTARGSHTHQWRGLIEEYRDRLPVSDSTPVVTLLEGGTPLVPAQVLSERTGCDVYLKVEGANPTGSFKDRGMTMAISKAKEEGAQAVICASTGNTSASAAAYAVRAGMVSAVLVPQGKIALGKMGQALVHGAKILQVDGNFDDCLTLARELSEKYPVALVNSVNPVRIEGQKTAAFEIVDMLGDAPDVHVLPVGNAGNITAYWKGYREYAADGLATGTPRMWGFQASGSAPIVDGAPVLKPQTIATAIRIGNPASWDYALAARDESGGLIDKVTDRQILSAYRLLASQEGVFVEPASAASVAGLLAKAEAGLVDPGQRIVCTVTGNGLKDPDWAVAGAPQPQVVPIDPETAARRLGLLD; translated from the coding sequence ATGAACGCCATTGCCGAAAGCACCGCCCGAGGCAGCCACACCCACCAGTGGCGCGGCCTCATCGAGGAGTACCGCGACCGCCTCCCGGTCTCCGACTCCACCCCCGTGGTGACCCTGCTGGAGGGCGGGACGCCGCTCGTCCCCGCCCAGGTGCTCTCCGAGCGCACCGGCTGCGACGTCTACCTCAAGGTCGAGGGCGCCAACCCGACCGGCTCCTTCAAGGACCGCGGGATGACCATGGCCATCTCCAAGGCCAAGGAGGAGGGCGCCCAGGCCGTCATCTGCGCGTCCACCGGCAACACCTCGGCCTCCGCCGCCGCCTACGCGGTGCGGGCCGGCATGGTCTCCGCCGTGCTCGTCCCGCAGGGCAAGATCGCGCTCGGCAAGATGGGCCAGGCGCTGGTGCACGGCGCCAAGATCCTCCAGGTCGACGGCAACTTCGACGACTGCCTGACGCTGGCCCGCGAGCTCTCTGAGAAGTACCCGGTGGCCCTGGTCAACTCGGTCAACCCGGTGCGCATCGAGGGCCAGAAGACCGCCGCCTTCGAGATCGTCGACATGCTCGGCGACGCCCCGGACGTCCACGTCCTCCCGGTCGGCAACGCGGGCAACATCACCGCCTACTGGAAGGGCTACCGCGAGTACGCGGCGGACGGCCTGGCCACCGGCACCCCCCGGATGTGGGGCTTCCAGGCCTCCGGCTCGGCCCCCATCGTGGACGGCGCCCCGGTGCTCAAGCCGCAGACCATCGCCACCGCGATCCGGATCGGCAACCCGGCCTCCTGGGACTACGCGCTCGCCGCCCGGGACGAGTCCGGCGGCCTCATCGACAAGGTGACGGACCGCCAGATCCTGTCCGCCTACCGCCTGTTGGCCTCGCAGGAGGGCGTCTTCGTCGAGCCCGCCTCCGCCGCCTCGGTGGCCGGCCTGCTGGCCAAGGCCGAGGCCGGACTGGTCGACCCCGGCCAGCGGATCGTCTGCACCGTCACCGGCAACGGCCTCAAGGACCCGGACTGGGCGGTGGCCGGCGCCCCGCAGCCGCAGGTCGTCCCGATCGACCCGGAGACGGCCGCCCGCCGCCTCGGCCTGCTCGACTGA
- the thrB gene encoding homoserine kinase: MAGPAFRAAAVRVRVPATSANLGPGFDAFGLALGLYDDVVVRVADSGLTVDIAGEGSENLARDERHLVVRSMRAAFDRLGGQPRGLEVVCANRIPHGRGLGSSSAAICAGIVAARAVTIGGASALDDDALLALASELEGHPDNVAACLRGNFTVAWTEDGGARTITLDPSDRVVPVVFIPSTEVLTETARGLLPKTVPLSDAALNAGRAALLVEALTRRPELLLTATEDRLHQDYRASAMPDSAALVAALRAEGVPAVISGAGPTVLALTDEAHVGKVVNFAGAQFAAHRLELDRTGTTVLPLDM, encoded by the coding sequence ATGGCCGGTCCCGCGTTCCGCGCCGCCGCCGTCCGGGTCCGCGTCCCCGCGACCAGCGCCAACCTCGGCCCCGGCTTCGACGCCTTCGGCCTCGCCCTGGGGCTCTACGACGACGTGGTGGTCCGGGTCGCCGACTCCGGTCTGACCGTGGACATCGCCGGCGAGGGCTCCGAGAACCTCGCCCGCGACGAGCGCCACCTGGTGGTCCGCTCGATGCGCGCCGCCTTCGACCGGCTCGGCGGCCAGCCCCGCGGCCTCGAAGTGGTCTGCGCCAACCGGATACCGCACGGCCGCGGCCTGGGCTCCTCGTCCGCCGCGATCTGCGCCGGCATCGTCGCCGCCCGCGCCGTCACCATCGGCGGCGCCTCCGCCCTCGACGACGACGCGCTGCTGGCCCTCGCCTCCGAACTGGAGGGCCACCCCGACAACGTCGCGGCCTGTCTGCGCGGCAACTTCACCGTCGCCTGGACCGAGGACGGCGGCGCCCGCACCATCACGCTGGACCCCTCCGACCGGGTCGTGCCGGTCGTGTTCATCCCCTCCACCGAGGTGCTCACCGAGACCGCCCGCGGCCTGCTCCCCAAGACCGTGCCGCTCTCCGACGCCGCGCTCAACGCGGGCCGCGCCGCCCTGCTGGTCGAGGCGCTCACCCGCCGCCCGGAGCTGCTGCTCACCGCCACCGAGGACCGCCTCCACCAGGACTACCGGGCCTCCGCGATGCCCGACAGCGCCGCCCTGGTCGCCGCCCTGCGGGCCGAGGGCGTCCCCGCCGTCATCTCGGGTGCCGGACCGACCGTGCTCGCGCTCACCGACGAGGCCCACGTCGGCAAGGTCGTCAACTTCGCCGGGGCGCAGTTCGCGGCGCACCGGCTGGAGCTGGACCGCACCGGCACCACCGTCCTCCCGCTCGACATGTGA
- the rho gene encoding transcription termination factor Rho produces the protein MRESRRDRRNRRERDRTDRQQGGGQQQDGGQGRQQQHQQQQGGAQQQQGGGNAHQQQGGYDDDEFGDGRRGRRGRYRDRRGRRREGFEGTGGPEVPLSDDDVLIPVAGILDILDNYAFVRTSGYLPGQNDVYVSLAQVRKHGLRKGDAITGAVRQPKDGERREKFNAMVRLDSVNGMDPDSGRGRPEFGKLTPLYPQERLRLETDPGVLTTRIIDLVSPIGKGQRGLIVAPPKTGKTMIMQAIANAITHNNPECHLMVVLVDERPEEVTDMQRSVKGEVISSTFDRPAEDHTTVAELAIERAKRLVELGHDVVILLDSITRLGRAYNLAAPASGRILSGGVDSTALYPPKKFFGAARNIENGGSLTILATALVDTGSRMDEVIFEEFKGTGNMELKLDRKLSDKRIFPSVDVDASGTRKEEILLGHEELAITWKLRRVLHALDSQQAIELLLDKMKQTKSNAEFLMQIAKNTPGSGD, from the coding sequence GTGCGCGAGTCCCGCCGGGACCGCCGCAACCGCCGCGAGCGCGACCGCACCGACCGCCAGCAGGGCGGCGGCCAGCAGCAGGACGGCGGCCAGGGCCGCCAGCAGCAGCACCAGCAGCAGCAGGGCGGCGCCCAGCAGCAGCAGGGCGGCGGCAACGCCCACCAGCAGCAGGGCGGTTACGACGACGACGAGTTCGGCGACGGCCGCCGCGGCCGTCGGGGCCGCTACCGCGACCGCCGCGGCCGCCGCCGCGAGGGCTTCGAGGGCACCGGCGGCCCCGAGGTCCCGCTGAGCGACGACGACGTCCTGATCCCGGTCGCGGGCATCCTGGACATCCTCGACAACTACGCCTTCGTCCGGACCTCGGGCTACCTGCCCGGCCAGAACGACGTCTACGTCTCGCTGGCCCAGGTCCGCAAGCACGGCCTGCGCAAGGGCGACGCCATCACCGGCGCCGTCCGCCAGCCCAAGGACGGCGAGCGCCGCGAGAAGTTCAACGCCATGGTGCGGCTGGACTCCGTCAACGGCATGGACCCGGACAGCGGCCGCGGCCGCCCCGAGTTCGGCAAGCTGACCCCGCTGTACCCGCAGGAGCGCCTGCGCCTGGAGACCGACCCGGGCGTGCTGACCACCCGGATCATCGACCTGGTGTCGCCGATCGGCAAGGGCCAGCGCGGTCTGATCGTGGCCCCGCCGAAGACCGGCAAGACCATGATCATGCAGGCGATCGCCAACGCGATCACCCACAACAACCCCGAGTGCCACCTGATGGTCGTCCTGGTGGACGAGCGTCCGGAAGAGGTCACCGACATGCAGCGGTCGGTGAAGGGCGAGGTCATCTCCTCGACCTTCGACCGCCCGGCCGAGGACCACACCACCGTCGCCGAGCTCGCCATCGAGCGCGCCAAGCGCCTGGTGGAGCTGGGCCACGACGTGGTGATCCTGCTGGACTCCATCACCCGTCTGGGCCGCGCCTACAACCTGGCCGCGCCCGCCTCCGGCCGCATCCTGTCCGGTGGTGTCGACTCGACCGCGCTGTACCCGCCGAAGAAGTTCTTCGGCGCCGCGCGCAACATCGAGAACGGCGGCTCGCTGACCATCCTCGCCACCGCGCTGGTCGACACCGGCTCCCGGATGGACGAGGTGATCTTCGAGGAGTTCAAGGGCACCGGCAACATGGAGCTCAAGCTCGACCGGAAGCTCTCGGACAAGCGCATCTTCCCCTCCGTCGACGTGGACGCCTCCGGCACCCGCAAGGAGGAGATCCTGCTGGGCCACGAGGAGCTGGCCATCACCTGGAAGCTCCGCCGGGTCCTGCACGCGCTGGACTCGCAGCAGGCGATCGAGCTGCTGCTGGACAAGATGAAGCAGACCAAGTCGAACGCCGAGTTCCTGATGCAGATCGCCAAGAACACCCCGGGTTCGGGCGACTGA
- a CDS encoding LCP family protein codes for MAENTKHRPARRRGLRIALFALAGLVLVGAGAGGFAYWKLNGNIHGVDISGQLGTARPPASTGGAFNLLVLGSDSRSGSNGNLAGGDTGDSARSDTAMVVHVNQAHTAASVVSIPRDTLVPRPACTGTDGKPVAAVRSAMFNSAYEVGGPACAVKTAEQLTGMRMDHFVEVDFAGFAAMIDAIGGVDVTTTVPIDDKDSGLHLDAGSHHLGGQQALAFVRTRHGIGDGSDLGRIELQKEMVKAMLGRIGSLGLASNPVAMWRLGDRLTSSLTTDSDLASVSALVGLAQTLKKIGPDQLTMVTLPVAYAVSDPNRVVPRTPDAQQLWTALRADGAVPESVLREQPTNPVQTSPSDAPTGDWSGIPTDAPTGTPTAPSRTPSAPASATARATTVGGGADGAVDGGTE; via the coding sequence ATGGCCGAGAACACCAAGCACCGCCCCGCGCGCCGCCGCGGGCTGCGGATCGCGCTGTTCGCGCTGGCCGGCCTCGTCCTGGTCGGCGCCGGGGCCGGCGGCTTCGCCTACTGGAAGCTGAACGGGAACATCCACGGCGTCGACATCTCCGGCCAGCTGGGCACCGCCCGGCCGCCCGCCTCCACCGGCGGGGCGTTCAACCTGCTGGTGCTCGGCTCCGACTCCCGCAGCGGCTCCAACGGGAACCTGGCCGGCGGCGACACCGGCGACAGCGCCCGCTCGGACACCGCGATGGTGGTGCACGTCAACCAGGCGCACACCGCCGCCTCGGTGGTCTCGATACCCCGGGACACCCTCGTCCCCCGTCCGGCCTGCACCGGCACCGACGGCAAGCCGGTCGCCGCGGTCCGCAGCGCCATGTTCAACTCCGCGTACGAGGTCGGCGGCCCGGCCTGCGCGGTGAAGACCGCCGAACAGCTCACCGGGATGCGGATGGACCACTTCGTCGAGGTGGACTTCGCCGGGTTCGCCGCGATGATCGACGCGATCGGCGGGGTGGACGTCACCACCACGGTGCCGATCGACGACAAGGACAGCGGGCTGCACCTGGACGCCGGCAGCCACCACCTGGGCGGCCAGCAGGCCCTGGCCTTCGTCCGGACCAGGCACGGCATCGGCGACGGCAGCGACCTGGGCCGGATCGAGCTCCAGAAGGAGATGGTCAAGGCGATGCTCGGGCGGATCGGCTCGCTCGGCCTGGCCTCCAACCCGGTGGCGATGTGGCGGCTCGGCGACCGGCTGACCAGCTCGCTGACCACCGACTCCGACCTGGCCTCGGTGAGCGCCCTGGTGGGCCTGGCTCAGACGCTCAAGAAGATCGGCCCCGACCAGCTCACCATGGTCACCCTCCCGGTGGCGTACGCGGTCAGCGACCCCAACCGGGTGGTTCCGAGGACCCCGGACGCCCAGCAGCTGTGGACGGCGCTGCGTGCCGACGGCGCGGTGCCGGAGTCGGTGCTCCGGGAGCAGCCGACCAACCCGGTGCAGACCTCCCCGTCCGACGCCCCGACCGGCGACTGGTCCGGCATCCCGACCGACGCTCCGACCGGCACCCCGACCGCCCCGAGCCGCACCCCGTCCGCCCCGGCGAGCGCCACCGCGCGGGCGACCACGGTGGGCGGGGGCGCGGACGGGGCAGTGGACGGGGGAACGGAATAG
- the rpmE gene encoding 50S ribosomal protein L31 codes for MKSNVHPEYVLTKVTCTCGNEFTTRSTETSGEIRAEVCSNCHPFYTGKQKILDTGGRVARFEARFGKKLSGGKA; via the coding sequence TTGAAGTCCAACGTTCACCCGGAGTACGTGCTCACCAAGGTGACCTGCACCTGTGGCAACGAGTTCACCACCCGCTCCACCGAGACCAGCGGCGAGATCCGCGCCGAGGTCTGCTCGAACTGCCACCCGTTCTACACCGGCAAGCAGAAGATCCTCGACACCGGTGGCCGCGTGGCCCGCTTCGAGGCCCGCTTCGGCAAGAAGCTCTCCGGCGGCAAGGCCTAG